Proteins encoded within one genomic window of Camelina sativa cultivar DH55 chromosome 19, Cs, whole genome shotgun sequence:
- the LOC104766449 gene encoding uncharacterized protein LOC104766449: protein MAMESSLALPLHADPGSDRERRLFTVNHLSYALFSPSGKLVEDESLVSKVPLRSEAEAYTDLPPRTPEPIRSYFLAYHRPHQKHMAATPLLVRKMTAEGFTLIQLVVPPNGLGPLSSQSRPRFRIALIYFLPDWTSKRIKLVLHLRESQPGNQPLSFCSTHLRSLVLETLMYMFRERLKSYGMFILVPQSRKGCKLGCTYSF from the exons ATGGCAATGGAATCGTCTTTAGCCCTACCTCTACATGCCGACCCAGGAAGCGACAGAGAACGACGATTGTTTACGGTGAACCATCTATCCTATGCCCTGTTCTCGCCGTCTGGGAAGCTGGTAGAAGATGAATCCCTAGTATCCAAAGTCCCTTTAAGGTCGGAAGCGGAAGCCTACACCGATCTACCACCTAGAACTCCGGAGCCTATACGTTCCTATTTCCTCGCCTATCACCGACCTCACCAGAAGCACATGGCTGCAACACCTTTGTTGGTGAGGAAGATGACGGCGGAAGGTTTTACCCTAATCCAGCTGGTGGTTCCCCCAAATGGACTCGGCCCATTAAGCTCACAGTCTCGGCCCAGATTCAGAATtgctttaatatattttctaccAGACTGGACCAG CAAAAGGATTAAGCTTGTTCTGCATCTACGCGAATCACAACCTGGTAATCAACCACTCTCGTTTTGCTCTACACACTTGAGATCCCtagttttagaaacccttatgTATATGTTTCGTGAACGCTTGAAGTCTTATGGCATGTTTATCCTCGTCCCTCAATCGCGTAAAGGATGTAAGCTCGGATGTACTTATTCTTTCTAG
- the LOC104766450 gene encoding dCTP pyrophosphatase 1-like produces the protein MKKGEEGGEENKNEVSLQTLSKKMDDFAKARDWEKYHSPRNLLLAMVGEVGELSEIFQWKGEVARGCPDWKEEEKVHLGEELSDVLLYLVRLSDACGVDLGKAALRKIELNAVKYPALKQTDDHCVGDGEVSSSKTKLNEEH, from the exons AtgaaaaagggagaagaaggaggagaagaaaacaagaatgaGGTCTCTCTTCAGACTCTGAGTAAGAAAATGGATGATTTTGCAAAAGCTAGAGACTGGGAGAAGTATCACAGTCCAAGGAATCTCCTCCTTGCAATG GTGGGTGAAGTGGGAGAGCTATCAGAGATATTCCAATGGAAAGGGGAAGTGGCAAGAGGTTGTCCAGATtggaaagaggaagagaaagttCATCTTGGTGAAGAGTTATCAGATGTGTTGTTGTATTTGGTGAGGCTTTCGGATGCGTGTGGTGTCGATTTAGGCAAAGCTGCTTTGCGCAAGATCGAGCTTAATGCGGTTAAGTATCCAGCACTCAAACAGACTGATGATCATTGTGTTGGTGATGGTGAAGTTTCAAGCAGCAAGACTAAGTTGAATGAAGAACATTAA